A window from Geothermobacter hydrogeniphilus encodes these proteins:
- a CDS encoding DUF342 domain-containing protein, with protein MPPPGKTHRPAEIGVKVLLDKTTPCYHFSATLQNSQVECRASLKILDSDKPPAPQELITLLNQAGVTESLDLERLAIFCAEAARGTNQSDVLLATGTPPSAGIDGWFEAAVRTTADEAEFNRDEKGNIDFRTRDSFTNVEPDDLIGIIHPPEAGTPGLTAHGQPIEPRMGIPLDIRAGEGARLDPDQGKAFATRAGRVILENNVLTVSEQLIIPGDLDLETGNIDFNGFVEVRGDVLDGFHIKAARGIKVAGNVGACRLESGGPVEIGSASGKGKGEIRCQGPLKTRYLNEVLVECRGDVTVSHEIRNATVKATGRIMVPRGTISGGETVALEGIEARHLGSVSGHRTMVTAGVYFPEEDRLNHLRYRLKSTGSQIQRIDDTLGPLDPGKQKLQALREALQLRVDILTERKQKLLAEKETVKKELDRFKPREHPTANPKINAGAGLREGVILKLGDQVEEIQIERGPVSVIANHTGDGLHYLKLTPLKVSAEKLEAELEEKGIETEKIDRENAQ; from the coding sequence CGCCCTGTTACCATTTCTCCGCCACCCTGCAGAACAGCCAGGTCGAATGCCGCGCCAGCCTCAAGATCCTCGACAGCGACAAACCGCCCGCGCCGCAGGAACTGATCACCCTTCTCAACCAGGCCGGGGTGACCGAGAGCCTCGACCTGGAGCGCCTGGCCATCTTCTGCGCCGAGGCAGCCCGGGGCACCAACCAGTCAGATGTCCTGCTGGCGACCGGGACGCCCCCCTCGGCCGGAATCGACGGCTGGTTCGAGGCCGCGGTTCGAACGACAGCGGACGAGGCCGAATTCAACCGGGACGAAAAAGGGAATATCGATTTCCGCACCCGGGACAGCTTCACCAATGTCGAACCGGACGACCTGATCGGCATCATCCATCCTCCCGAGGCCGGAACCCCCGGACTCACCGCCCATGGACAACCGATCGAACCACGCATGGGCATCCCCCTCGATATCCGGGCCGGCGAAGGCGCACGGCTCGACCCCGACCAGGGCAAGGCCTTCGCCACCCGGGCCGGCCGCGTCATTCTGGAAAATAATGTTCTGACCGTTTCAGAACAGCTCATTATCCCGGGCGATCTCGACCTGGAGACCGGCAACATTGACTTCAACGGTTTCGTCGAAGTCCGCGGCGACGTGCTGGACGGCTTTCACATCAAGGCCGCCAGGGGAATCAAGGTGGCCGGCAACGTCGGGGCCTGCCGACTCGAATCCGGCGGCCCGGTCGAAATCGGCAGCGCCTCCGGCAAGGGCAAGGGGGAAATCCGTTGTCAGGGCCCGCTGAAAACCCGCTACCTCAACGAGGTGCTGGTCGAATGCCGGGGCGATGTGACCGTCAGCCATGAAATCCGCAACGCAACGGTCAAGGCGACCGGGCGGATCATGGTCCCCCGCGGCACCATTTCCGGGGGCGAAACGGTGGCTCTCGAAGGGATCGAGGCACGCCACTTAGGTTCCGTTTCCGGCCACCGCACCATGGTCACCGCCGGTGTCTATTTCCCCGAAGAGGACCGGCTCAACCACTTGCGCTACCGACTGAAGAGCACCGGTTCACAGATCCAGCGAATCGATGACACGCTCGGCCCCCTTGATCCCGGCAAACAAAAACTGCAGGCGCTGCGCGAGGCCCTGCAGCTGCGCGTCGACATCCTCACCGAGCGCAAACAGAAGCTGCTCGCGGAAAAGGAAACGGTCAAAAAGGAACTCGACCGTTTCAAGCCGCGGGAGCATCCGACCGCCAACCCGAAGATCAATGCCGGCGCCGGCCTCCGCGAGGGGGTCATTCTCAAGCTCGGCGACCAGGTCGAAGAAATCCAGATCGAACGGGGGCCGGTCTCGGTGATCGCGAACCATACCGGCGACGGCCTGCACTACCTCAAGCTGACACCGCTCAAGGTTTCGGCCGAGAAACTTGAGGCCGAGCTGGAAGAAAAGGGAATAGAAACCGAGAAAATCGACCGGGAGAATGCTCAATGA